ACGTTCAAGGCCGAGCGCCAGTCTTTGATCGGACCCGACCACTTCGCCGACGCCCGCTGGATCGCCAGATACAGCACCTTCAAGGCCGCGTCCTCACTCGGAAACGCCCCCTTGGTCTTGGTGACCTTGCGCAGCTGGAAGTTCAGAGCCTCCACGCAGTTGGTCGTGTACACCGCCCGGCGAATCTCGGGCAGATAGCCGAAAAACGGCG
This sequence is a window from Deinococcus apachensis DSM 19763. Protein-coding genes within it:
- a CDS encoding transposase, which gives rise to PFFGYLPEIRRAVYTTNCVEALNFQLRKVTKTKGAFPSEDAALKVLYLAIQRASAKWSGPIKDWRSALNVFTIVFEGRLPAR